A stretch of DNA from Basfia succiniciproducens:
GTGATTGTGGGTAATTTATCCGTCGGCGGCAACGGTAAAACACCGGTGGTTATTTGGCTGGTGAAAGCTTTGCAGCAAAAGGGTTTACGCGTGGGCGTGATTTCCCGCGGTTATGGCAGCCAATCGGCGGTTTATCCTTTATTAGTCACGGAAAAAACCGATCCGCTGGAAGGCGGTGACGAGCCGGTATTGATCGCGCAAAGAACTCAGGTACCGGTATGTATTTCGGCAAACCGGCAACAGGCAATAGAATTGTTATTACAAACTCAGCCCTGCGATGTGATTGTCAGCGATGACGGTTTGCAGCACTACAAATTACAGCGGGATTTTGAAATTGTAGTTGTGGATGCGCAGAGAGGTTTCGGCAACGGCTTTGTTATGCCCGCCGGGCCTTTGCGGGAATTACCGAGCCGTTTGGATTCCGTAGATTTAGTGATTGCCAACGGTAAAGCTAACCGATACAGTCAAACGGTGATGACTTTAGCCGCCGACTACGCGGTTAATTTAGTGACAAAAGAAAAACGTTTATTGACAGAGTTTGAATCCGGCTCGGCCTTTGCCGGGATTGGTAATCCTCAACGTTTTTTTACTATGTTACAGGGCTTTGGTATTCAATTAAAACAAACTTATGAATTTCAGGATCATCAAAAATTCAGTGCGGAATTATTCGCAAAATTTTCAAAAAACGAACCGCACTTTATGACGGAAAAAGATGCGGTGAAATGTTTTCCCTTTGCCCGGGAAAATTGGTGGTATGTGCCTGTTGAGGCAAAAATAACCGGTCAAAGTGCGGTCAATTTTATTGAAAATATTGTAGAAAGGGTAAAAAATGGACAGTAGATTGCTTGAAATTATCGCCTGTCCCAGATGTCAGGGGCGGTTGCAATTAGATAAAGAAAATGAGCGTTTGATTTGCCGTTTTGAGCATATTGCGTTTCCGATCGTTCAAGGCATTCCCGTTTTATTAATTGAAGAAGCCGTTTCTTTAGCGGAAGATCCTAAGGATATAACATGACAAATTTTACTGTAATTATTCCGGCTCGTTTTGCTTCAAGCCGTTTACCGGGTAAGCCCTTAGCGGATATTGCCGGCAAACCCATGATTATTCATGTGTTGGAAAAAGCGCGGTTATCGGGGGCGACAAGAGTAGTTGTGGCGACCGATAATGAAGAAGTAAAGCAAGCCGTCGAACAGTTTGGCGGCGAAGTATGTATGACTTCGGCAAAACACAATTCCGGCACCGAACGTTTAGCCGAGGTAGTGGAAACGCTTAATATTCCCGATGATGAAATTATTGTGAATATTCAGGGCGACGAACCTTTGATTCCGCCGGTTATCGTTTCGCAAGTTGCTGAAAATTTATGTAAATTTAAAGTAAATATGGCAAGTTTGGCAGTGAAAATTCATGAATCGGCGGAACTTTTTAACCCTAACGCCGTCAAAGTGCTGACCGATAAAGACGGCTATGTGTTATATTTCTCCCGAGCGCCGATTCCCTGGAATAGAGACGCCTTTGCAAGGCTCAACTCCGGCGAGTTAAAGCAGGAAGA
This window harbors:
- the lpxK gene encoding tetraacyldisaccharide 4'-kinase; translation: MKFWYTKSWIAYLLLPFSCLFWLVSQCRRWLFQAGIIKSYRAPVPIVIVGNLSVGGNGKTPVVIWLVKALQQKGLRVGVISRGYGSQSAVYPLLVTEKTDPLEGGDEPVLIAQRTQVPVCISANRQQAIELLLQTQPCDVIVSDDGLQHYKLQRDFEIVVVDAQRGFGNGFVMPAGPLRELPSRLDSVDLVIANGKANRYSQTVMTLAADYAVNLVTKEKRLLTEFESGSAFAGIGNPQRFFTMLQGFGIQLKQTYEFQDHQKFSAELFAKFSKNEPHFMTEKDAVKCFPFARENWWYVPVEAKITGQSAVNFIENIVERVKNGQ
- a CDS encoding Trm112 family protein, encoding MDSRLLEIIACPRCQGRLQLDKENERLICRFEHIAFPIVQGIPVLLIEEAVSLAEDPKDIT
- the kdsB gene encoding 3-deoxy-manno-octulosonate cytidylyltransferase, coding for MTNFTVIIPARFASSRLPGKPLADIAGKPMIIHVLEKARLSGATRVVVATDNEEVKQAVEQFGGEVCMTSAKHNSGTERLAEVVETLNIPDDEIIVNIQGDEPLIPPVIVSQVAENLCKFKVNMASLAVKIHESAELFNPNAVKVLTDKDGYVLYFSRAPIPWNRDAFARLNSGELKQEELDLADHYLRHIGIYAYRAGFIKQYVQWKPSALEQIESLEQLRVLWYGEKIHVELAKEIPAVGVDTAEDLEKVRAILSNF